The Lutibacter sp. Hel_I_33_5 genome has a window encoding:
- a CDS encoding YibE/F family protein: MIKRYWQKGGKQKRNLIILGFILLMALFILRDDYQPALLFLRKYIFIILVSFLVLFFGLRKFRKSASTGKRIGILIGLIAFFGLLYVTGWHFKMYDYMRTYNVFNNLNRIEINELPLTQNERIQPLRNIFSMANESVGETKDVSLPHLVRIDSVNKWTMAIQPTEKYVWQGIKDNTEEVFAVSSTTPFPRFSSENRIPVTFSIGESLKFSRNTYNAVVQRFNIFQLFTMEPSDTYYLKNDNGQWVQVVSLIKWKGFLFPYPTFGGVMVVDNGEHDFKDYIERILIGKGTYVSPNEMKNYPYLTKQNTLAEKVSRLQAESLKFIGGFKDPLPWNMKTAVKIPDLPDDQNQQPFVTDFNFSDTNTKTFNGLYHWFGLEPVGDERTSLTYSVFIPADGTDALYYYDHATKKQGYAGVSAMPLKVIESKKEFDWSVNKPVEFRPYIKNIAGRKRMFFLGTISAIKKENSQFDGSATPDLALIDSEYRDVVWIDAKHPSKWDLTVFDQLGEAWRESEYSNEFFKKNMNLVSLDRKIVSLDSIKLLSKQEKDFNKIKRLQRQIDSIKASN; this comes from the coding sequence ATGATTAAAAGATATTGGCAAAAAGGAGGGAAGCAGAAAAGAAACCTAATTATTTTAGGATTCATTTTATTGATGGCTTTATTTATTTTACGTGATGATTATCAGCCAGCATTATTATTTCTTCGAAAATATATTTTTATAATTCTAGTTTCTTTTTTGGTCTTATTTTTTGGATTAAGAAAGTTTCGAAAATCAGCAAGTACTGGAAAACGAATTGGTATTTTAATCGGTTTAATTGCTTTTTTCGGATTGCTTTATGTAACCGGATGGCATTTTAAAATGTACGATTATATGAGAACGTATAATGTTTTTAATAATTTGAATCGCATTGAAATAAACGAATTACCATTAACTCAAAATGAACGAATTCAACCACTTAGAAATATTTTTTCGATGGCAAATGAATCAGTTGGGGAAACTAAAGATGTTTCATTACCTCATTTAGTTAGAATAGATTCTGTCAATAAATGGACGATGGCAATTCAGCCAACAGAAAAATATGTTTGGCAAGGAATTAAAGACAATACAGAAGAAGTTTTTGCGGTTTCAAGTACGACACCATTCCCAAGATTTTCATCAGAAAATAGAATTCCAGTAACCTTTTCTATAGGAGAATCCTTAAAATTTAGTAGAAACACATATAATGCAGTTGTACAGCGTTTTAATATTTTTCAGCTTTTTACAATGGAACCGAGTGATACTTATTATTTAAAAAATGATAATGGTCAATGGGTACAAGTTGTAAGTTTAATTAAATGGAAAGGCTTTTTATTTCCGTATCCAACTTTTGGTGGTGTTATGGTGGTTGATAATGGCGAACATGATTTTAAAGATTATATAGAGCGTATTTTAATTGGAAAAGGAACATATGTTTCTCCAAATGAAATGAAAAATTACCCATATTTAACCAAACAAAATACTTTGGCAGAAAAAGTATCTCGTTTACAAGCAGAATCTTTAAAATTTATTGGAGGTTTTAAAGATCCTTTACCTTGGAATATGAAAACGGCTGTTAAGATTCCAGATTTACCAGACGACCAAAATCAACAACCTTTTGTAACCGATTTTAATTTTTCTGATACTAATACTAAAACATTTAACGGATTATATCATTGGTTTGGTTTAGAACCTGTAGGAGACGAAAGAACAAGTTTAACTTATAGTGTTTTTATTCCTGCGGATGGAACAGATGCATTGTATTATTACGATCATGCTACTAAGAAACAAGGATATGCAGGTGTATCTGCAATGCCTTTAAAAGTGATAGAATCTAAGAAAGAATTCGATTGGTCAGTTAATAAACCTGTAGAATTTAGACCTTATATTAAAAATATTGCAGGAAGAAAACGAATGTTTTTCTTAGGAACAATTTCTGCAATTAAAAAAGAAAATTCTCAGTTTGATGGTTCTGCGACACCAGATTTAGCTTTAATTGATAGTGAATATAGAGATGTTGTTTGGATAGATGCAAAACATCCAAGCAAATGGGATTTAACCGTTTTTGATCAATTAGGAGAAGCCTGGAGAGAAAGTGAATACTCAAATGAGTTCTTTAAAAAGAACATGAACTTAGTGTCTTTAGATAGAAAGATAGTTTCTTTAGATTCAATAAAATTATTGTCTAAACAAGAAAAAGATTTTAATAAAATTAAAAGATTACAAAGGCAAATAGATTCTATTAAAGCTAGTAATTAA
- a CDS encoding DUF6638 family protein — MDKLKQANLYRSELISINGKLVERYNKCLEKLGFTPTKLTSFSIDGIGWSPEIAEEKKEIFYLNNGEANSHCILISPLQKGLPVYNPFHSFDREVMKRVFIMHGKKIQNITRDSAICVDFDQKIDVFYEPLDILKYKDVVVSFRLIDDLDKAKKEQLALIDKFNSDNNFIDENIHQELLDSAKKYGDLRERKLKLNPVTFTTDSFYTKAFGGVYLLRNFISPIIVFESKDAYKEAIKDTVHDIIMFHISQPELIDQLKEHLIIESNFNTEVGSKRYERVKKFIFSESLKETQHPISNILEDKMLFKSYLNKVPLEVRKKVMSVERYLEKKSISNDIKIKDIVDEQFYVALHNPHSSLRANHQDLIWKLLVNISPLDVLFWYWYDKEDFYNQYKNWDDSKQDWVIETIKNNI; from the coding sequence ATGGATAAACTAAAACAAGCAAATTTATACAGAAGCGAGCTAATTTCTATTAATGGAAAACTTGTTGAGCGTTATAATAAATGCTTAGAAAAATTAGGTTTTACTCCAACTAAATTAACTTCTTTTTCCATAGACGGAATAGGTTGGAGCCCAGAAATAGCAGAAGAGAAAAAAGAAATTTTCTATTTAAATAATGGAGAAGCAAATTCTCATTGTATTTTAATTAGTCCGTTACAAAAAGGATTGCCAGTTTATAACCCCTTTCATTCTTTTGATAGAGAAGTGATGAAAAGAGTTTTTATAATGCATGGAAAAAAAATACAGAATATAACAAGAGATTCTGCTATTTGTGTTGATTTTGATCAGAAAATCGACGTTTTTTATGAGCCTTTAGATATTCTTAAATATAAAGATGTTGTAGTTAGTTTTAGATTGATAGATGATTTAGATAAAGCTAAAAAAGAACAATTAGCTTTAATAGATAAATTTAATTCAGATAATAATTTTATTGATGAAAATATTCATCAAGAATTATTGGATTCAGCAAAAAAATATGGAGATTTAAGAGAACGAAAATTAAAATTAAATCCTGTTACTTTTACAACTGATTCTTTTTATACAAAGGCTTTTGGAGGTGTTTATTTATTGCGAAACTTTATTTCTCCCATTATCGTTTTCGAAAGTAAGGATGCTTATAAAGAAGCTATAAAAGATACGGTTCATGATATAATAATGTTTCATATTTCACAACCTGAATTAATCGATCAATTAAAAGAACATTTAATAATAGAGTCTAATTTTAATACTGAAGTTGGTTCAAAAAGATATGAACGAGTAAAAAAGTTTATCTTTTCTGAATCTTTAAAAGAAACTCAACACCCTATAAGTAACATTCTAGAAGATAAGATGTTATTTAAAAGTTATTTAAATAAAGTACCTTTAGAAGTGCGGAAAAAAGTAATGAGTGTAGAGCGTTATTTAGAAAAGAAATCAATAAGTAACGATATAAAAATTAAAGATATTGTTGATGAACAATTTTACGTGGCTTTGCATAATCCACATTCATCTTTAAGAGCGAATCATCAAGACTTAATTTGGAAACTTTTGGTAAATATTTCTCCTTTAGATGTGTTGTTTTGGTATTGGTACGATAAAGAAGACTTTTATAATCAATATAAAAATTGGGATGATTCTAAACAAGATTGGGTGATTGAAACGATAAAAAATAATATTTAA
- a CDS encoding NUDIX domain-containing protein, giving the protein MKTVIKESVSNVTKKIISNFWGTLEHVSLDFKFKNGETKRFTHEVYGKNDGVAILLYNKDSKKVVLSKQFRTPVFVAGVNQGYSIEVCGGALEGNESPETCVIRESEEEIGYKISNLKKVNTVFLSPGIVKERVHLYVCEYKNEDRINNGGGLLNENEEIEVLEISFEEALKMIEREEIIDARTIMLLQNILICKLL; this is encoded by the coding sequence TTGAAAACGGTAATTAAAGAAAGCGTAAGTAATGTTACCAAAAAAATAATTTCAAATTTTTGGGGCACATTAGAACACGTAAGTTTAGATTTTAAATTCAAAAATGGTGAAACAAAACGTTTTACACATGAGGTGTACGGTAAAAATGATGGTGTTGCTATTTTACTTTATAATAAAGATTCTAAAAAAGTAGTACTGTCTAAACAATTTAGAACGCCCGTTTTTGTTGCAGGAGTTAATCAAGGATATTCTATTGAAGTCTGCGGAGGTGCGTTAGAAGGAAATGAATCGCCAGAAACCTGTGTTATTAGAGAATCTGAGGAAGAAATTGGCTATAAAATTTCTAACTTAAAAAAAGTAAATACCGTTTTTTTATCACCAGGAATTGTAAAAGAAAGAGTTCATTTATATGTCTGCGAATATAAAAATGAAGATAGAATAAATAATGGTGGTGGTTTATTAAATGAAAATGAAGAAATTGAAGTTTTAGAGATTTCTTTTGAGGAAGCTCTAAAAATGATAGAAAGAGAAGAAATTATTGATGCTAGAACTATTATGTTGTTACAGAATATTTTGATTTGTAAATTGTTATAA
- a CDS encoding AAA family ATPase → MEHNSTFPIKQNELDMLRDEASGYLKTVQWEQSTRAKNKDKDAKDDSILLYLSRANSGSNVEITSVSKTILALKKRLLPDSIAIPVYLNQTLYAVQEGLTLGIWIKDSYYDASGLSSLAERKSALDSNGKREFESKMQTATAFQLFASAYKILYDLKPHASDDLSVMKQKFAGIPEVSLLSPLKGVACSLFYYDKYLGHPDIIKSDKDVIDFTVVYFEAFINEINLRKSSLEYTETIVDRTYKLENSEFAISGWENTFSGTAVSIEFNKIQFEQIVGNKDAKHFARRLTERMLSYDFDAKKNPFQELGGFMPVFMGYGIPGTGKSMLIAAIATRLKEHSDNLEIPFLFHPMPDTLISTFQGGSAEKMVEWMKPMQDPSKLIFAPIDDAENNLQERTAQGVSAGVKEVIGVFLRYTEGAYAVNYGNSSIGLFTNLPEMLDKAVISRVQGRFKIDGARTEHDFLDQDHLWWRKLKKTMPDFVNMTNPTDYEFLKDQGLAKNMGDILNSIEKPSEERVLDAYSKAEKKHKTNEHLFFASLYKEIQKIFPFFSSRDVRNIQSAISLRLTDFDLEQDWFENPETYFKQPYETKFNMLQELMKSNMKGLDFSEVRRQEVVRYLDNVATIADTDFKRKVDARVNQLNIDLEARRNFENGN, encoded by the coding sequence ATGGAACACAATTCAACTTTTCCTATAAAACAAAACGAATTAGACATGCTTCGAGATGAAGCAAGTGGTTATTTAAAAACTGTACAATGGGAGCAAAGTACAAGAGCAAAAAATAAAGATAAAGATGCAAAAGATGATTCAATTTTATTGTATTTATCCAGAGCAAATAGCGGAAGTAATGTAGAAATTACATCAGTTTCTAAAACAATTTTAGCTTTAAAAAAGCGCTTGTTACCAGATTCTATTGCAATACCTGTGTATTTAAATCAGACTTTATATGCAGTGCAAGAAGGTTTAACTTTAGGAATTTGGATTAAAGATTCTTATTATGATGCTTCAGGTTTATCCAGCTTAGCAGAAAGAAAATCAGCTTTAGATTCTAACGGAAAAAGAGAATTTGAAAGTAAAATGCAAACTGCAACTGCATTTCAGTTATTTGCATCAGCATATAAAATATTATACGATTTAAAACCTCACGCTTCTGATGATTTATCTGTGATGAAGCAAAAGTTTGCAGGTATTCCAGAAGTATCATTATTATCGCCATTAAAAGGTGTTGCTTGTAGTTTATTTTATTATGATAAATATTTGGGACACCCAGATATTATAAAATCGGATAAAGATGTAATCGATTTTACGGTTGTTTATTTTGAAGCATTTATTAATGAAATCAATCTTAGAAAAAGTAGTTTAGAATACACCGAAACGATAGTTGATAGAACTTATAAGTTAGAAAATTCTGAATTTGCAATTTCTGGTTGGGAAAACACATTTAGCGGAACTGCGGTTAGTATTGAATTTAATAAAATTCAATTCGAACAGATTGTTGGAAATAAAGATGCAAAGCATTTTGCACGAAGATTAACAGAAAGAATGTTAAGTTATGATTTTGATGCAAAGAAAAATCCGTTTCAAGAATTAGGAGGTTTTATGCCTGTTTTTATGGGATATGGGATTCCAGGAACAGGAAAATCGATGTTAATTGCGGCAATTGCAACTCGTTTAAAAGAGCATTCAGATAATTTAGAGATTCCATTTTTATTTCATCCAATGCCAGATACATTAATCTCTACTTTTCAAGGAGGATCGGCAGAAAAAATGGTAGAATGGATGAAACCAATGCAAGATCCATCAAAATTAATTTTTGCGCCAATTGATGATGCAGAAAATAATTTACAAGAAAGAACTGCACAAGGAGTTTCTGCTGGTGTAAAAGAAGTTATCGGAGTTTTTCTTAGATATACAGAAGGTGCATATGCCGTAAATTATGGAAATTCTTCGATTGGCTTATTTACCAATTTACCAGAAATGTTAGACAAAGCGGTGATTTCTAGAGTGCAAGGTAGATTTAAAATTGACGGAGCAAGAACCGAACATGATTTCTTAGATCAAGATCATTTATGGTGGCGAAAACTTAAAAAAACAATGCCAGATTTTGTGAATATGACGAATCCGACTGATTATGAATTTTTAAAAGATCAAGGCTTGGCAAAAAATATGGGAGACATTTTAAATTCCATTGAAAAGCCATCAGAAGAACGTGTTTTAGATGCTTATAGTAAAGCTGAGAAAAAGCACAAAACCAACGAACATTTATTCTTTGCGAGTTTGTATAAAGAAATTCAAAAAATATTTCCATTCTTTTCATCAAGAGATGTGCGTAATATTCAATCTGCAATTTCATTGCGATTAACAGATTTTGATTTAGAACAAGATTGGTTTGAGAATCCAGAAACTTATTTTAAGCAACCGTATGAAACAAAGTTTAATATGTTGCAAGAATTAATGAAATCGAATATGAAAGGATTGGATTTTTCTGAAGTGAGAAGACAAGAAGTTGTTCGTTATTTAGATAATGTAGCTACTATTGCAGATACTGATTTTAAACGGAAAGTTGATGCAAGGGTAAATCAATTAAATATAGATTTAGAAGCAAGAAGAAATTTTGAAAACGGTAATTAA
- a CDS encoding microtubule-binding protein, with translation MSDDFDLLETTSNEKTEKVDVNWGKAIDTMKSKLAQEDDPQTRQKILNATLDDVVDMAKEDRASLLDAIKDLTDYQDEVGIKFEGFSALNKEEQKVIDDAQKALERARIELEDAQNKPDTWWNNLWGRKSRIKREEVEFAAAEKVRAGADNKAKALFQQRIESADIQTLLGELSFKSQAAVTRLKNREIEIKEVEEKLKGAIVEASKNHTKALEKKKEVESKLEEQYALLKQSRQELEEIADKQSTEYSEAIGKVTTIEQKVEELEGLKNAYTTLAASKDSFVHKHNLTIKVLTSLRSNLQTHRAKLKSDTEERLKYYDGYIVALKARTDQEFAAILEHLGVKTDEHIGETLASMHSASAKARQDMMDNIPVHEKVMKGVYSTYAEALQEIREKDIDIQKNFADRYGIDMKEIFEDYYKADPNAPADGDAEPADNPKPEASGDDDLLS, from the coding sequence ATGTCTGATGATTTTGATTTATTAGAAACTACATCTAACGAAAAAACTGAGAAAGTAGATGTTAATTGGGGTAAAGCTATAGATACAATGAAATCTAAATTAGCGCAAGAAGATGATCCTCAAACAAGGCAAAAAATATTAAATGCAACATTAGATGATGTTGTAGATATGGCAAAAGAAGATAGAGCTTCTTTATTAGATGCTATTAAAGATTTAACAGACTATCAAGATGAAGTTGGTATAAAATTCGAAGGTTTTTCAGCTTTAAATAAAGAAGAACAAAAAGTTATTGATGATGCTCAAAAAGCATTAGAAAGAGCAAGGATAGAGTTAGAAGATGCGCAAAATAAACCAGATACTTGGTGGAATAATTTATGGGGAAGAAAATCTAGAATTAAAAGAGAAGAAGTAGAATTTGCAGCAGCAGAAAAAGTACGTGCAGGTGCAGATAATAAAGCAAAAGCATTGTTTCAGCAACGTATAGAAAGTGCCGATATTCAAACTTTATTAGGCGAACTTTCTTTTAAATCTCAAGCAGCTGTTACACGTTTGAAAAACAGGGAAATTGAAATTAAAGAAGTAGAAGAAAAACTAAAAGGCGCTATTGTAGAAGCTTCTAAAAATCATACGAAAGCTTTAGAGAAAAAGAAAGAGGTAGAATCTAAATTAGAAGAACAGTATGCGTTGTTAAAACAATCTCGTCAAGAGTTAGAAGAAATTGCTGATAAGCAATCTACTGAATATTCTGAAGCAATTGGTAAAGTAACAACTATAGAACAAAAAGTAGAGGAATTAGAAGGTCTAAAAAATGCGTATACGACTTTGGCAGCAAGTAAAGATAGTTTTGTTCATAAACATAATTTAACCATTAAAGTATTAACTTCTTTACGTTCTAATTTGCAAACGCACAGAGCAAAATTAAAATCTGACACAGAAGAAAGATTAAAGTATTATGATGGTTATATTGTTGCTTTAAAAGCAAGAACAGATCAAGAATTTGCTGCAATTTTAGAACATTTAGGTGTAAAAACAGATGAACATATCGGAGAAACTTTAGCTTCTATGCATTCTGCAAGTGCGAAAGCACGTCAAGATATGATGGACAACATTCCAGTTCACGAAAAAGTAATGAAAGGTGTGTATAGTACGTATGCAGAAGCATTACAAGAAATTAGAGAAAAGGATATTGACATCCAAAAGAATTTTGCTGACCGTTACGGAATCGATATGAAAGAGATTTTCGAAGATTATTACAAAGCAGATCCTAATGCACCAGCAGACGGAGATGCAGAACCTGCAGATAATCCAAAACCAGAAGCAAGTGGAGATGACGATTTGTTGTCTTAA